A genome region from Arachidicoccus soli includes the following:
- a CDS encoding DUF3307 domain-containing protein, translated as MMIFIKLLLAHLLGDFVLQPNAWVHEKERLKIKSPKLYYRILLHGFLSLLFIGDIRFYKCAILIVLSHFIIDVSKLYFQNSKNKRQWFWLDQLGHILVLINKSII; from the coding sequence ATGATGATCTTTATAAAGCTATTGTTGGCGCATCTCTTAGGTGATTTTGTTTTGCAGCCGAATGCATGGGTTCATGAGAAAGAAAGATTGAAAATTAAAAGCCCCAAACTCTATTATCGTATATTACTGCATGGTTTTTTGTCATTGCTATTCATAGGAGATATTCGGTTTTATAAATGCGCAATCCTAATAGTGCTTTCACATTTTATCATCGATGTATCCAAATTATATTTTCAAAATTCGAAAAATAAGCGGCAATGGTTCTGGCTGGATCAATTAGGACATATTTTAGTACTTATTAATAAGAGTATAATTTAG
- a CDS encoding YdeI/OmpD-associated family protein, protein MSKLDKKELSMLSFATQKQFEEWLAKYFDKEEGLWLRLYKKDSGEKSITYQEALDEALCYGWIDGQLKTYDEQSFLRKFTPRRPKSIWSKRNMEHIERLTSLGKMKTSGIEKVEAAKADGNWEAAYDSPSNMTIPEDFLGELEKDKKAKTFFESLNKANKYAIAWRLQTAKKPETRAKRMNVILEMLAKEEKFH, encoded by the coding sequence ATGAGTAAACTTGACAAGAAAGAACTATCCATGCTTTCTTTCGCTACGCAAAAACAATTTGAAGAATGGCTGGCAAAATACTTTGATAAGGAAGAGGGTTTGTGGTTGCGGCTTTATAAGAAAGATTCAGGTGAAAAGTCCATAACTTACCAAGAAGCCTTGGACGAAGCACTTTGTTATGGCTGGATTGACGGGCAATTGAAGACGTATGACGAGCAATCTTTTCTAAGAAAGTTTACGCCGCGCCGCCCGAAAAGCATTTGGTCAAAAAGAAATATGGAGCATATCGAACGCCTTACTTCGCTTGGTAAAATGAAGACTTCCGGTATTGAAAAAGTAGAAGCAGCCAAGGCCGACGGAAATTGGGAAGCAGCTTATGACTCGCCGAGTAATATGACTATTCCGGAAGATTTTTTAGGAGAATTGGAAAAGGATAAAAAAGCGAAAACATTTTTTGAGTCTCTTAATAAGGCCAATAAATATGCCATCGCATGGCGCTTACAAACGGCAAAGAAACCGGAAACAAGAGCGAAGCGGATGAATGTAATTCTGGAAATGCTTGCAAAAGAAGAGAAGTTTCATTAA
- the lipA gene encoding lipoyl synthase, with product MEELLNIPSTPCSTPVAEKPRTKKPDWLRVKLPIGEEYKHVRGLVDQHKLHTICESGNCPNMGECWGAGTATFMILGNICTRSCGFCAVATGKPEAVDWDEPQRVAEAIHLMKVKHAVITSVDRDELKDMGSIIWHNTIKAVKALNPNTTLETLVPDFKANIENIQRVIDAAPDIISHNIETVERLTKQVRIQAKYRRSMDTLRILKEGGVRTKSGIMLGLGETKEEVIETLKDLAGVNVDVVTIGQYLQPTQKHLPVARFVHPDEFAELREIGYELGFDYVESGPLVRSSYHSERHVLPGYGRNKWMNEKAASA from the coding sequence ATGGAAGAATTACTTAATATACCTTCCACACCATGTTCTACTCCAGTTGCCGAAAAGCCGCGCACAAAAAAGCCCGACTGGCTTCGTGTGAAGCTGCCTATTGGTGAGGAATACAAGCATGTACGTGGATTGGTCGATCAACATAAATTACATACCATTTGTGAAAGTGGCAATTGCCCAAATATGGGAGAATGTTGGGGTGCTGGTACAGCTACTTTTATGATTTTGGGAAATATTTGTACACGCAGTTGTGGCTTTTGTGCGGTTGCTACTGGTAAACCAGAAGCTGTTGATTGGGATGAACCTCAACGCGTTGCCGAAGCGATTCATTTAATGAAAGTGAAGCATGCAGTAATTACCAGCGTAGATAGAGATGAATTGAAAGATATGGGCTCCATTATTTGGCACAATACAATTAAGGCAGTAAAAGCTTTGAATCCAAATACTACATTGGAAACCTTGGTGCCGGATTTTAAAGCAAATATTGAAAATATACAACGTGTAATTGATGCGGCGCCAGACATTATTTCACACAATATTGAAACAGTAGAAAGGTTGACGAAGCAAGTACGTATCCAAGCTAAGTATCGTCGTAGTATGGATACTTTGCGTATCCTAAAAGAAGGAGGTGTTCGTACTAAATCAGGCATTATGCTGGGCTTGGGCGAAACTAAAGAAGAAGTAATAGAAACTTTGAAAGACTTAGCTGGAGTGAATGTAGATGTAGTAACAATTGGTCAATATCTGCAACCTACACAAAAACATTTGCCGGTAGCACGTTTTGTTCACCCAGATGAATTTGCCGAGCTACGCGAAATTGGTTATGAATTAGGCTTTGATTATGTGGAAAGCGGCCCATTGGTTCGTTCTTCTTATCATAGTGAACGCCACGTATTACCCGGCTATGGTCGTAATAAGTGGATGAATGAAAAGGCGGCATCTGCATAA
- a CDS encoding IS630 family transposase has translation MSNKNGINKSVRGSKEAQEKVRLLVVAFLQKQEGSQSQAARLYGLSLGGVHKIWARYKQKGKRGLSSRKRGVCNGKKINGKQASEVRNLIKDKLPEQLKLSFGLWTREAVQQLILDRYGIALSRWQVGRYLRSWGYTPQKPIRKAFEQKPEQVKQWLEKEYPAIKNRAAKEKAVIYFGDETGMRSDHQAGRSYAPKGETPVIKSTGQRFSLNMISAISNKGHLQFMIIERFNGEVFIDFLKRMIRYSKEKIFFVTDGHPAHKTKKLQEWLEENKERIELFFIPPYSPELNAQEYLNQDVKTNVIGKKRPINKAQMRMGVESFMNKRKNNRKQVQKYFHAKHVRYAA, from the coding sequence ATGTCAAATAAAAATGGGATAAATAAGAGCGTTCGTGGTAGTAAGGAAGCGCAAGAAAAAGTAAGGCTGTTGGTTGTTGCGTTTCTTCAGAAGCAAGAAGGGTCGCAATCGCAAGCTGCACGTTTGTATGGATTGAGTTTAGGAGGTGTTCATAAGATCTGGGCTCGTTATAAACAAAAAGGCAAACGTGGACTTAGCTCAAGGAAACGTGGGGTATGCAATGGTAAAAAGATAAACGGCAAGCAAGCCTCAGAAGTACGTAACCTTATTAAAGACAAACTTCCGGAACAATTGAAGTTGAGTTTCGGTCTTTGGACACGAGAAGCGGTACAACAGTTGATATTAGACAGATATGGCATCGCACTAAGCCGCTGGCAAGTTGGGAGGTATTTGAGAAGTTGGGGATATACGCCGCAGAAGCCCATCCGTAAAGCGTTTGAACAGAAGCCGGAGCAGGTAAAGCAGTGGTTGGAAAAGGAATATCCCGCTATAAAAAATCGGGCAGCAAAGGAAAAAGCAGTTATTTATTTTGGCGATGAAACAGGTATGCGCAGCGACCATCAGGCAGGCAGAAGCTATGCACCCAAAGGCGAAACACCTGTCATAAAAAGTACAGGGCAACGATTTTCCTTAAACATGATTTCGGCCATTAGTAATAAAGGGCATTTACAATTTATGATAATAGAAAGGTTCAATGGTGAAGTATTTATAGATTTTTTGAAACGGATGATACGCTATAGTAAAGAGAAAATATTCTTCGTAACCGATGGACATCCGGCGCATAAAACAAAGAAGCTGCAAGAATGGTTGGAAGAAAACAAAGAGCGGATAGAATTGTTTTTTATTCCGCCGTACAGTCCTGAGTTGAACGCACAAGAATATCTAAACCAAGATGTAAAGACCAACGTGATTGGCAAAAAGCGCCCAATCAACAAGGCTCAAATGCGCATGGGTGTTGAATCTTTTATGAACAAACGTAAAAATAACAGAAAGCAGGTGCAAAAATATTTCCATGCAAAACACGTCAGATATGCAGCGTAG